The following DNA comes from Hugenholtzia roseola DSM 9546.
ATGCTTCTTAGGGTAGTTTCGCCGATACGGATGTCGCCCATTTCGGGGTCGTAAAATTTGAGCAAAAGTTTGATAAGGGTTGTTTTGCCACTTCCCGACGCGCCGACGATAGCTGTGGTCTTGCCTCTGGGTATGATAAGGTTGAGATTATTTAAGACCCAATCTTTGTTGGGGTCGTTGTAACGAAAGTTTAAATTTCGGATAAAAAGGTCTTCTTTTTCGGGAATGATAAAGGCTTCGCCGATGGCTTGACTCTGTTCTTCGGCGGCGTTGTGTATTTCGGCTAAACGCTCCAAACTAATTTTGGCATCTTGGGCTTGTTGGATAAAGTCAATGAGTTGGAACAAGGGACTATTGAGCTGCCCCAAGATGTAGGAAACGGCTAACATCATACCCAAAGTCATTTCGCCTTTGATGACCAGCCCTGCCGCCACAAAGGTAATGAGGATATTTTTGAGTTCATTGATAAAAAAGCCGCCCGCATTTTGGTATTGGCTCAAAGCCAAACTTTTGAGGCTAATTTTGAAAAGGCGAATTTGGAGGCGTTCCCATTCCCAACGCTTCTGCCGCTCGCAATTATTGAGTTTGATTTCGGGCATGCCTGTGAGCAGCTGTACTTCTGTGGTCTGATTAGCGGCTAATTGGTTGAAGCGTTTGTAGTCTATTTGTTTTCGCTTTTTTAGAAAAAAGAAAATCCAACCCACATAAAAAGAACTTCCTACCAAAAACAAAAGCAAAATAAGGGGGCTATAAATTCCTAAAATCAGACTAAAAATAAACAAATTGAAAAGAGAGAAAACAACACTCAAAGAAGAAGACGTTAGAAAGACCTTTATCCTATCGTGGTCGCGCATGCGCTGAATGAGGTCGCCCAAGTTTTTAGAGTCGAAGAAGGAAAGGGGCAGACGCATGAGTTTTATCAGGAAGTCGGATAAAATAGCCATATTGATACGCGCCGAAAGGTGGAGCAATATCCAACCGCGAATCATCTCGATGGCAGTTTTTCCCAAAAAAAGCATCAGTTGTCCAAAAAGTATGGTATAGACAAAGCCTACATTTTCGGTCTTGATGCCATAATCTACAACGGCTTGGGTCAGGAAAGGGAAAAGCAGCGAAATCAGGCTTCCTACCAAAACGCCGATAAGCAGTTGTATGATATAGCGGCGATAGGGAATGAGGTATTTGTAGAGAAAAGTTAGGTCGGTGCGCTTTTCTAAATTTTCTTCTTGTTGGTAGAAATTAGCAGTGGGTTCTAAAAGCAGGAGCAGCCCTTCGCCGTCTTTGCTATTTTGCGCATGCAACCAATACCTGCAAAATTCCTCTTGGGAATAGACGACAATGCCTGTGGCGGGGTCGGCGACGTGTATCCATGTGCCTTTTTTGTTTTTTTCGATGTGAAAAATGACGACAAAATGGTTCTGTTGCCAATGCGCAATGCAGGGCAGGGGGACTTCATTGACCAAAAGGGCGAAGTCTGCTTTGAGCGAAAGCGTGCGAAAGCCTATTTTTTCGGCGGCAGCACTAATTCCTAAAAAAGAGACCCCTTGTTTGCCGATAAAAGAAAGTTCGCGCAGTTGCTGGATTGGGATATTTTTTCCGTAGTGTCGCGCTATCATACGCAGGCAGGTAGGACCGCAATCCATTTGGTCTAACTGGGTATAATGCCTAAATTTGGGCTTTTTTTTGAAAAAGGGCATACAATTAAAAATGAAGACAGAGGAGAAGAAGCCACCAAATAGCCCCAAAAGTAAGCAAAAATAAGCG
Coding sequences within:
- a CDS encoding peptidase domain-containing ABC transporter, whose product is MPFFKKKPKFRHYTQLDQMDCGPTCLRMIARHYGKNIPIQQLRELSFIGKQGVSFLGISAAAEKIGFRTLSLKADFALLVNEVPLPCIAHWQQNHFVVIFHIEKNKKGTWIHVADPATGIVVYSQEEFCRYWLHAQNSKDGEGLLLLLEPTANFYQQEENLEKRTDLTFLYKYLIPYRRYIIQLLIGVLVGSLISLLFPFLTQAVVDYGIKTENVGFVYTILFGQLMLFLGKTAIEMIRGWILLHLSARINMAILSDFLIKLMRLPLSFFDSKNLGDLIQRMRDHDRIKVFLTSSSLSVVFSLFNLFIFSLILGIYSPLILLLFLVGSSFYVGWIFFFLKKRKQIDYKRFNQLAANQTTEVQLLTGMPEIKLNNCERQKRWEWERLQIRLFKISLKSLALSQYQNAGGFFINELKNILITFVAAGLVIKGEMTLGMMLAVSYILGQLNSPLFQLIDFIQQAQDAKISLERLAEIHNAAEEQSQAIGEAFIIPEKEDLFIRNLNFRYNDPNKDWVLNNLNLIIPRGKTTAIVGASGSGKTTLIKLLLKFYDPEMGDIRIGETTLRSIEASQWREKCGSVMQDGFIFSDTIARNIAVGEDIIDKMRLLKAVEIAQIKEFIETLPLNYNTKIGAEGVGLSGGQRQRLLIARAVYKDPEFLFFDEATSALDANNERKITEKLTEFCKGKTTIVIAHRLSTVRNADQILVLDHGQVSESGTHEDLVAKKGRYYELVKNQLELGN